The proteins below come from a single Caldilineales bacterium genomic window:
- a CDS encoding DUF3368 domain-containing protein, which yields MERDVVVSNTTPLIALAWVEQLDLLPTLFGVVYIPQAVHRELHRNPDKIGSAELIAASWLKVKTVKNVLAVEMLADELDAGESEAIVLAHEMKAGLLLMDERRGRRRAAAGGLAVVGTLGILIEARQRGLVGPLQPLLDRLRELPFRMSETLYGDVLRQVGERL from the coding sequence ATGGAGCGAGACGTAGTCGTCTCCAACACGACGCCACTCATCGCTCTGGCCTGGGTCGAACAACTCGACCTGCTGCCAACGCTTTTTGGCGTCGTCTACATACCTCAGGCCGTCCATCGTGAATTGCATCGCAACCCGGATAAGATCGGCAGCGCTGAGTTGATAGCTGCTTCGTGGCTGAAGGTGAAGACTGTCAAGAATGTTCTGGCAGTCGAGATGTTGGCGGATGAATTGGATGCCGGCGAAAGCGAAGCCATCGTGCTGGCGCACGAAATGAAGGCCGGGCTATTGCTGATGGACGAAAGGCGGGGGCGGCGACGCGCGGCGGCAGGAGGACTGGCCGTCGTCGGCACGCTTGGCATCCTGATCGAGGCTCGCCAGCGCGGACTGGTTGGGCCACTCCAACCACTGCTCGATCGCCTGCGTGAGTTGCCCTTTCGGATGAGCGAAACCTTGTATGGCGATGTGCTGCGACAGGTTGGGGAGAGGTTGTAA
- a CDS encoding UPF0175 family protein — protein MNTAPDIVVEVKLPQALLVGSGLTRQQAGDVLLRSYVTSLYRRDKISSGKAASILGVHRLTFIRMLAEEGIPYIDYTSAEWEQEVEAVRRWSET, from the coding sequence ATGAACACCGCGCCCGATATCGTCGTCGAAGTCAAACTGCCTCAAGCCTTATTGGTCGGCAGCGGCTTGACGCGCCAGCAAGCCGGTGATGTTTTGTTACGATCCTATGTGACTTCGCTTTATCGTCGCGATAAGATTTCCTCTGGCAAAGCCGCAAGTATCTTGGGTGTGCACAGGCTGACCTTCATTCGCATGTTGGCCGAAGAAGGGATACCTTACATCGACTACACGAGCGCGGAGTGGGAACAAGAGGTAGAGGCGGTGCGGCGATGGAGCGAGACGTAG
- a CDS encoding sulfurtransferase has translation MPTTLLSPAELAPHLADPEWAIIDCRFTLADKERGLRDYLASHIPGAVYAHLDDDLAGPVIPGVSGRHPLPDPDAFARTLGGWGVGPGVQVVAYDAGGAYAARLWWMLRWLGHEAVAVLDGGWQAWLAEGLPTVLGRETRPLRVFAPRLRPEVLATTDEVDAIRLDPAWRLLDARGADRFRGENETLDPVAGHIPGALSLPYTGNLAPDGRFLPAEALAARFAPLLGDTPAQRVVCSCGSGVTAAHNLLAMLHAGLGEARLYAGSWSEWITDPARAVATKEDDQVR, from the coding sequence ATGCCCACCACCCTCCTCTCCCCCGCCGAACTTGCCCCGCACCTGGCCGACCCCGAGTGGGCCATCATCGATTGCCGCTTCACCTTGGCCGACAAAGAGCGTGGCCTTCGCGACTACCTGGCCAGCCACATCCCCGGCGCCGTCTACGCCCATCTGGATGACGACCTGGCTGGGCCGGTCATCCCCGGCGTCAGCGGCCGCCATCCCCTGCCCGACCCGGACGCCTTCGCCCGCACGTTGGGCGGATGGGGCGTGGGGCCGGGGGTGCAGGTCGTGGCCTACGACGCCGGCGGGGCTTACGCCGCCCGGCTGTGGTGGATGTTGCGCTGGCTGGGGCACGAGGCTGTGGCCGTGCTCGATGGCGGCTGGCAGGCGTGGCTGGCGGAGGGATTGCCCACGGTGTTGGGTCGGGAGACCCGACCCCTACGGGTGTTTGCGCCGCGGCTCCGGCCCGAAGTGCTGGCGACGACGGACGAGGTAGACGCCATCCGTCTCGACCCGGCCTGGCGGCTGCTGGATGCCCGCGGGGCCGACCGTTTTCGGGGCGAGAACGAGACCCTCGACCCGGTGGCCGGGCACATCCCCGGCGCCCTCTCCCTTCCCTACACCGGCAACCTGGCCCCCGATGGCCGCTTCCTCCCCGCCGAAGCCCTGGCCGCCCGCTTTGCGCCCCTCCTCGGCGACACGCCCGCCCAACGCGTCGTCTGCTCCTGCGGCTCCGGCGTCACCGCCGCCCACAACCTGCTGGCCATGCTGCACGCCGGCCTGGGCGAAGCCCGCCTGTACGCCGGTTCCTGGTCAGAATGGATCACGGATCCAGCGCGGGCGGTGGCGACAAAGGAGGACGATCAGGTGAGGTGA
- the uvrB gene encoding excinuclease ABC subunit UvrB, whose amino-acid sequence MPAFQITADFQPTGDQPTAITKLVDGLGKSFKHQTLLGATATGKTHVMARVVEAVQRPALVLAHNKTLAAQLYAEFREFFPQNAVEYFVSYYDYYQPEAYLPRTDTYIEKDSQINEEIDRLRLAATSSLFSRRDVIIVASVSAIYGLGSPEDYGRVAITLTTGETRRRNNLLRHLVDIYYTRNDTGLAPGKFRVRGDTLEIMPAYAETAYRLEFWGDDIERITEIETLTGEILAEHQRVDIFPAKHFITPQDKLTEAITDIEGELAAQIKAFESQGKLLEAQRLQQRVNYDLEMLREVGYCSGIENYSRPLARRLPGSRPWTLLDYFPDDYLIFIDESHMTLPQLRGMYNGDLARKQVLVDHGFRLPSALDNRPLRFEEFADLVGQVVYVSATPGPYERQVSEQTVEQIIRPTGLLDPTVVIRPTKGQVDDLVKEINERVKRGQRTLVTTLTKRMAEDLADYLAELGHKVHYLHSEVHTIERVEILRDLRLGVYDVVVGINLLREGLDLPEVSLVAILDADKEGFLRSETSLIQTIGRAARHLDGMVIMYADRITDSMQRALDETNRRRAVQETYNHAHGIEPRSIIKAVHDLTQRVATEAKVAEPGPVYYTGGGETLPRLNALPRDERLKLIKELEKQMQEAARQLEFEQAAVLRDQIMELRRSLHDDENLPAWERIKMLDA is encoded by the coding sequence ATGCCCGCCTTCCAGATCACCGCCGACTTCCAGCCCACCGGCGACCAGCCCACGGCCATCACCAAACTCGTAGATGGCCTGGGCAAGAGCTTCAAACACCAGACCTTGCTAGGCGCCACGGCCACGGGCAAGACCCATGTCATGGCCCGGGTCGTCGAGGCCGTCCAGCGCCCGGCCCTGGTGCTGGCCCACAACAAAACCCTGGCCGCCCAACTCTACGCCGAATTCCGCGAATTCTTCCCCCAAAACGCCGTCGAATACTTCGTCAGCTACTACGACTACTACCAGCCCGAAGCCTACCTGCCCCGCACCGACACGTATATTGAAAAGGACTCGCAGATCAACGAGGAGATCGACCGCCTGCGCCTGGCCGCCACCTCCTCGCTCTTCAGCCGCCGCGACGTCATCATCGTCGCCTCGGTCTCGGCCATCTACGGCCTGGGCAGCCCAGAGGACTACGGCCGCGTGGCCATCACCCTGACCACCGGCGAAACCCGCCGCCGCAACAACCTCCTGCGCCACCTGGTCGACATCTACTACACCCGCAACGACACCGGCCTGGCCCCCGGCAAGTTCCGCGTCCGCGGCGACACCCTGGAGATCATGCCCGCCTACGCCGAGACGGCCTACCGCCTCGAATTCTGGGGCGACGACATCGAGCGCATCACCGAGATCGAAACCCTCACCGGCGAGATCCTGGCCGAGCACCAGCGCGTCGACATCTTCCCGGCCAAGCACTTCATCACCCCCCAGGACAAACTCACCGAGGCCATCACCGACATCGAAGGAGAACTCGCCGCCCAGATCAAAGCCTTCGAGTCGCAGGGCAAGCTGCTCGAGGCCCAACGCCTGCAACAGCGCGTCAACTACGACCTGGAGATGCTGCGCGAGGTGGGCTACTGCTCCGGGATCGAGAACTACTCTCGCCCGCTGGCCCGTCGTCTGCCCGGCTCCCGGCCCTGGACGCTGCTCGACTACTTCCCCGACGACTACCTCATCTTCATCGACGAATCGCACATGACCCTGCCGCAACTGCGCGGCATGTACAACGGCGACCTGGCCCGCAAACAGGTGCTGGTCGATCACGGCTTCCGCCTGCCCTCCGCCCTCGACAACCGCCCCCTCCGCTTCGAGGAATTCGCCGATCTGGTCGGCCAGGTGGTCTACGTTTCGGCCACGCCCGGGCCATACGAACGCCAGGTTTCCGAACAGACGGTCGAGCAGATCATCCGCCCCACCGGCCTGCTCGACCCCACCGTGGTCATCCGCCCCACCAAGGGCCAGGTGGACGACCTGGTGAAGGAGATCAACGAGCGGGTCAAGCGCGGCCAGCGCACCCTCGTCACCACCCTCACCAAGCGCATGGCCGAAGACCTGGCCGATTACCTGGCCGAACTGGGCCACAAAGTCCACTACCTGCACTCCGAGGTGCATACCATCGAGCGGGTCGAGATCCTGCGCGACCTGCGGCTGGGGGTCTACGACGTGGTGGTGGGGATCAACCTGTTGCGCGAGGGCCTGGATCTGCCCGAAGTCAGCCTGGTCGCCATCCTCGACGCCGACAAAGAGGGCTTCCTGCGCTCCGAGACCTCGCTGATCCAGACCATCGGCCGCGCCGCCCGCCATTTGGACGGCATGGTGATCATGTACGCCGACCGCATCACCGATTCGATGCAGCGCGCCCTCGACGAAACCAACCGCCGCCGCGCCGTGCAGGAAACCTACAACCACGCCCATGGCATCGAACCGCGCTCGATCATCAAGGCCGTCCACGACCTGACGCAGCGAGTGGCGACCGAGGCCAAAGTGGCCGAACCCGGCCCGGTCTACTACACCGGCGGCGGCGAAACCCTGCCCCGGCTCAACGCCCTCCCCCGCGACGAGCGCCTGAAGCTGATCAAAGAGCTGGAAAAGCAGATGCAAGAGGCCGCCCGCCAGCTCGAGTTCGAGCAGGCCGCCGTCCTGCGCGACCAGATCATGGAACTGCGCCGTTCCCTCCACGACGACGAAAACCTGCCGGCGTGGGAACGGATCAAGATGTTGGATGCGTGA
- a CDS encoding site-specific DNA-methyltransferase encodes MATGISHTKWQGKTQGTGTAGCLELNYEDKTPETAVMLTPPGQYSALYAQSDKNLLFYGDNIPVLAYLANHVDIRGKIRLVYIDPPYATGMVFQSRSQTDAYQDMLMGANYLEFLRQRLIFLRELLADDGSIYVHLDENMAFYVKVIMDEVFGASNFKNWITRRKSNPKNYTRKRFGDISDYIMFYTKSDDYIWNRPYEAWTSDGIEREYPYFEKESGRRYKKVPIHAPGTRNGETGQPWRGMNPPPGKHWQYTPATLDRMDQRGEIYWSPTGNPRRKVFLDESAGKPAQDIWLDFRDAHNQNIEITGYPTEKNPNLLARII; translated from the coding sequence ATGGCTACAGGCATTTCGCACACGAAGTGGCAGGGCAAGACGCAAGGGACCGGAACCGCGGGTTGCCTCGAACTGAATTACGAAGACAAGACGCCAGAGACGGCCGTGATGCTGACGCCCCCCGGCCAATATTCGGCGCTGTATGCACAAAGTGACAAGAATCTGCTCTTCTATGGCGATAACATTCCTGTTCTTGCCTATCTTGCTAACCATGTAGATATTCGAGGAAAGATTCGTCTCGTCTATATCGATCCACCTTATGCCACCGGCATGGTTTTCCAATCTCGCTCCCAAACTGATGCTTATCAGGATATGTTGATGGGAGCCAACTATCTCGAATTTCTTCGCCAACGACTAATCTTCCTCAGGGAACTCCTTGCTGACGATGGGTCGATCTATGTTCATTTAGATGAGAATATGGCTTTCTATGTGAAAGTGATTATGGATGAGGTATTTGGGGCTAGTAATTTTAAGAATTGGATTACAAGAAGAAAATCTAATCCCAAAAACTATACACGTAAACGCTTTGGCGACATATCTGATTACATCATGTTTTACACTAAATCAGATGATTACATTTGGAATCGCCCCTATGAAGCCTGGACATCTGATGGAATCGAACGAGAATATCCGTATTTTGAAAAGGAAAGCGGGCGAAGATACAAAAAAGTGCCGATCCATGCACCGGGCACGCGTAACGGCGAGACCGGGCAACCCTGGCGGGGAATGAACCCGCCACCTGGCAAGCACTGGCAATACACGCCCGCCACCCTCGATCGAATGGATCAGCGGGGCGAGATTTACTGGTCTCCCACTGGCAATCCACGTCGCAAAGTCTTTCTGGATGAGAGCGCGGGCAAACCGGCGCAAGATATTTGGCTTGATTTTCGGGATGCTCACAACCAGAACATCGAGATCACAGGATATCCCACTGAGAAGAACCCGAATTTGTTGGCGCGGATCATATAG
- a CDS encoding site-specific DNA-methyltransferase: MLDCFAGSGVALSVSHLLGRRWIGVDNSKQAIEAILKRFAVGTERMGDFVQARSTDSTPDLQSVAPSLFDLLRDEPVADIQPDSPTTLRDFSLYAEKGLEFDLEELLSRWL, translated from the coding sequence GTGCTCGATTGTTTTGCAGGCTCTGGCGTCGCCTTGTCAGTTTCCCATCTGCTCGGCCGGCGTTGGATCGGCGTCGACAATAGCAAGCAGGCCATCGAAGCCATCCTCAAGCGCTTCGCGGTCGGAACCGAGCGCATGGGCGATTTCGTGCAAGCGCGCAGCACCGACAGCACGCCAGATCTGCAAAGTGTAGCGCCTAGTTTGTTCGACCTCCTGCGAGATGAACCCGTTGCTGACATACAACCGGATTCCCCCACCACCTTACGTGATTTCTCCCTTTATGCTGAGAAAGGACTCGAATTCGATCTAGAAGAATTGCTCTCTAGATGGTTATAG
- the gyrA gene encoding DNA gyrase subunit A, with the protein MPILDPFGKVQTIDLDHEMRGAYLDYAMSVIVARALPDVRDGLKPVHRRILYAMHDMGLRHDRPYKKSARIVGEVLGKYHPHGDVAVYDAMVRLAQDFSMRYPLIDGQGNFGSVDGDNAAAMRYTEARLSEIAGEMLADIDKDTVDFGPNFDDTLKEPLVVPSALPNLLLNGASGIAVGMATNLPSHNLGEVVDALAFMLDHYHAVDEITLEHLLFYIKGPDFPTGGIVFRYQDGKEGREDTIAKAYASGRGRLTVQAKVHVEAMSRSRTRLVVTELPYQTTNGRVVERIAELVREGRLEGIADLRDESDRQGMRIVVELTRNVEAKDLLEQLYKLTPLRQTFGVSALALVNGEPHLLSLKRMLQLFIEHRREIVRRRSQYDLARAKERSHILEGLLIALANLDEVIATIRRSSDTDTARARLMERFKLTEIQAQAILDMPLKRLSQLERQKLEAEYKELKERIRYLEDLLAHPQKMLGVIKDELLALKAKYGDARRTQIVDVQGPALIASDFLSEEEVLVLLTKSGQLFRQSLAGRRRGSLPRRTADAPIALAAAPARDSLFLFTAAGQAVAKNIHQLPEDEGPHFTEQVDLRPDDDIVTMLPLSAPDENGDAGPSLFLYTREGRCKRIAVSELLGAAHTSPLVMNVPAGDALAGVVLCEGADDLLLATRLGQAIRFSQDDVRVMGLAAAGVLAMKLEPGDQIAGAGLCKPGRQVVLLTTKGVGLRTDVSQYPVQKRYGSGVAAMKLVANQGAIEAVAVVDAEPEMFPILSKGPMRVLRLEDVPLAARAARGRQVAGLTDGDVQRLLAVVIPRVKEAEATPEPPPPPPPPPPPPAPATTQRTKAAPEKVASAKPAAAPAARPAPESPAPAKPAAKQAASPKPTSTAAPAPRPASESPAPAKPAAKPAASPKPASTAPAPAQQPTAKPARSPKPEGVAAPKPEAKKPAPPAKTPKQPPAPAAPPEQLSLPEITAAQPGSLETIKKRVRKPSPDAPAPKAKP; encoded by the coding sequence ATGCCCATCCTCGACCCCTTCGGCAAAGTCCAAACCATCGACCTCGATCACGAAATGCGCGGCGCGTACCTCGACTACGCCATGAGCGTGATCGTGGCCCGCGCCTTGCCCGACGTGCGCGACGGCCTCAAGCCCGTGCATCGCCGCATCCTCTATGCCATGCACGATATGGGCCTGCGCCACGACCGGCCCTACAAGAAAAGCGCGCGCATCGTCGGCGAGGTGCTGGGCAAGTACCATCCCCACGGCGATGTGGCCGTGTACGACGCCATGGTGCGGCTGGCGCAGGATTTCTCGATGCGTTACCCGCTGATCGACGGCCAGGGCAACTTCGGCTCGGTCGATGGCGACAACGCCGCCGCCATGCGCTACACCGAGGCCCGGCTGAGCGAGATCGCCGGGGAGATGCTGGCCGACATCGACAAAGACACGGTCGATTTCGGCCCCAACTTCGATGACACCCTCAAAGAGCCGCTTGTCGTGCCCTCGGCCCTGCCCAACTTGCTGCTCAACGGCGCCAGCGGCATCGCCGTGGGCATGGCCACCAACCTGCCTTCGCACAACCTGGGCGAAGTGGTGGATGCTCTGGCTTTCATGCTCGACCACTATCATGCCGTCGATGAGATCACGCTCGAACACCTGCTGTTCTACATCAAAGGCCCGGATTTCCCCACCGGCGGCATCGTCTTCCGCTACCAAGATGGCAAAGAAGGCCGGGAAGACACCATCGCCAAAGCCTATGCCAGCGGTCGCGGCCGGCTCACCGTCCAGGCCAAAGTCCATGTCGAAGCCATGAGCCGCAGCCGCACGCGGCTGGTCGTCACCGAGCTGCCGTATCAGACGACCAATGGCCGGGTGGTCGAACGCATCGCCGAGCTGGTGCGCGAAGGCCGTCTGGAGGGCATCGCCGACCTGCGGGATGAGTCCGACCGGCAGGGGATGCGGATCGTGGTCGAACTCACCCGCAATGTCGAGGCCAAGGACCTCCTGGAGCAGCTCTACAAGCTGACCCCGCTCCGGCAGACGTTTGGCGTCAGCGCCCTGGCCCTGGTGAATGGCGAGCCGCACCTGCTCTCGCTCAAGCGCATGCTCCAGCTTTTCATCGAGCACCGCCGCGAGATTGTGCGGAGGCGCTCGCAATACGACCTGGCGCGAGCGAAGGAACGCTCGCACATCCTCGAGGGCCTGCTCATCGCCCTCGCCAACCTGGACGAGGTCATCGCCACCATCCGTCGCAGCTCCGACACCGACACGGCCCGCGCCCGGCTGATGGAACGCTTCAAACTGACCGAGATCCAGGCCCAGGCCATCCTCGACATGCCGCTCAAGCGCCTGTCGCAACTGGAGCGGCAGAAGCTGGAGGCCGAATACAAGGAACTGAAGGAGCGCATCCGCTACCTCGAAGACCTGCTGGCGCACCCGCAAAAGATGCTGGGCGTGATCAAGGACGAATTGCTGGCCCTGAAAGCGAAATACGGCGACGCCCGCCGCACCCAGATCGTGGATGTGCAAGGCCCGGCCCTCATCGCCAGCGATTTCCTCTCGGAGGAGGAGGTGCTCGTCCTCCTGACCAAGAGCGGCCAGCTATTCCGCCAGTCGCTGGCCGGGCGACGCCGCGGCTCCTTGCCCCGCCGCACTGCCGACGCCCCCATCGCCCTCGCCGCCGCCCCGGCGCGCGACTCCCTCTTCCTCTTCACCGCCGCCGGGCAGGCCGTAGCCAAGAACATCCATCAGTTGCCCGAAGACGAAGGCCCGCACTTCACCGAGCAGGTGGACCTGCGCCCCGACGACGACATCGTGACCATGCTGCCCCTGTCGGCGCCGGACGAGAACGGCGATGCCGGCCCCAGCCTCTTCCTCTACACCCGTGAAGGTCGCTGCAAACGCATCGCCGTCTCCGAGCTTTTGGGCGCGGCCCACACCTCGCCGCTGGTGATGAACGTGCCAGCCGGCGATGCCCTGGCGGGCGTGGTGCTGTGCGAGGGCGCCGATGACCTGCTTCTGGCCACGCGGTTGGGTCAGGCCATCCGCTTTAGCCAGGACGATGTGCGGGTGATGGGGCTGGCCGCGGCGGGCGTGCTGGCAATGAAGTTGGAACCGGGCGACCAGATCGCCGGGGCCGGGCTGTGCAAGCCGGGTCGCCAGGTCGTTTTGCTGACCACCAAGGGCGTGGGGCTGCGCACCGACGTGAGCCAATATCCCGTGCAAAAACGCTACGGCAGCGGCGTGGCGGCGATGAAACTGGTCGCCAACCAGGGCGCCATCGAGGCCGTGGCCGTGGTCGATGCCGAGCCGGAGATGTTCCCAATCCTCAGCAAAGGCCCCATGCGCGTGCTGCGGCTGGAGGACGTGCCATTGGCAGCCCGGGCGGCGCGCGGCCGCCAGGTGGCCGGGCTGACCGACGGCGACGTGCAGCGCCTGTTGGCCGTCGTCATCCCCCGCGTCAAGGAAGCCGAGGCCACGCCGGAGCCCCCGCCCCCGCCCCCGCCGCCGCCACCACCCCCGGCCCCTGCCACGACCCAACGAACGAAAGCCGCACCCGAAAAGGTCGCGTCCGCCAAGCCGGCTGCCGCGCCAGCAGCCAGGCCCGCGCCAGAATCGCCGGCGCCGGCCAAACCGGCCGCTAAGCAAGCCGCCTCGCCCAAGCCCACCAGCACAGCCGCCCCAGCACCCAGGCCCGCGTCAGAATCGCCGGCGCCGGCCAAACCGGCCGCTAAGCCAGCCGCCTCGCCCAAACCCGCCAGCACCGCGCCCGCGCCGGCCCAGCAACCCACTGCCAAGCCCGCCCGCTCACCTAAGCCAGAAGGCGTGGCAGCCCCCAAACCCGAAGCCAAGAAGCCGGCCCCGCCCGCCAAAACGCCCAAACAACCGCCTGCCCCCGCCGCTCCCCCCGAGCAGCTATCACTGCCCGAGATCACCGCTGCTCAGCCGGGCAGCCTGGAGACGATCAAGAAGCGGGTGCGCAAGCCGTCGCCCGACGCCCCGGCGCCGAAAGCGAAGCCGTAG
- a CDS encoding CHAD domain-containing protein: MGEYLETEWKYTVPTGETAARLREAGRLGPFALGEYETRPVEDAYYDAAGLLLAAGYACRYRQTETGGGIELKSLAPADGHLHRRSELHAATDQPTHPSAWPDGPARQLALAVVGEQALQRLFTIRQTRRMAPLLAEGAVIAQVSLDEVEWLVGQARETGWEFEIELSESADLSALDRLLVEEWGLRPESSSKFERGLRLAQAGEQATPAAPDDGPPPPQVTPKGIRFALDEPATALLQHIIAVQADRLHEQYHGVIAGEDVEAVHDARVAARRMRSALSAFEPWLPQKIDDELRRQLRGLGRTLGPVRDLDVSLIYVHRHAEEVAPAAEAPLRRHLEKERDQARKTMLAYYKGKDYKRLQTTLHQFARRKLRSKVRLGHILPELMRTAIAEIRLYEGTLQADTPDEHFHALRIAIKRLRYLLEFTRYVTDPDSAPLIDFVISLQDQLGDAHDAYVSCNLAFSLLRDPGAALADEERAGLLAYGLALGRNSHDLNAGFTDPLSPTPLWPRWEDEPTQAELERVVGMLTL; encoded by the coding sequence ATGGGCGAATATCTGGAAACCGAATGGAAGTACACCGTCCCAACCGGCGAGACCGCGGCGCGGCTGCGCGAGGCCGGGCGGCTTGGCCCCTTCGCCCTGGGGGAGTATGAAACGCGGCCAGTCGAAGACGCCTATTACGACGCCGCTGGCCTCCTGCTGGCGGCCGGCTACGCCTGCCGCTACCGCCAGACCGAGACAGGCGGCGGCATCGAGCTGAAGAGCCTGGCCCCGGCCGATGGCCATCTCCACCGGCGCAGTGAACTCCACGCCGCCACCGACCAGCCCACCCATCCTTCGGCCTGGCCCGACGGCCCCGCCCGCCAACTCGCCCTTGCCGTCGTCGGCGAGCAGGCCCTGCAACGGCTCTTCACCATCCGCCAAACCCGGAGGATGGCGCCGCTGCTGGCCGAGGGCGCGGTCATCGCCCAGGTCAGTCTGGACGAGGTCGAGTGGTTGGTGGGCCAGGCACGGGAGACGGGGTGGGAGTTCGAGATCGAGCTGAGCGAGAGCGCCGATCTGTCCGCCCTCGACCGGCTGCTGGTCGAGGAATGGGGGCTGCGGCCCGAAAGCTCGTCCAAATTCGAGCGAGGGCTGAGATTGGCGCAGGCCGGCGAACAAGCCACGCCCGCCGCCCCGGACGATGGCCCTCCCCCGCCCCAGGTCACGCCCAAGGGCATTCGCTTCGCCCTCGACGAGCCGGCCACAGCCCTGCTCCAGCATATCATCGCCGTCCAGGCCGACAGGTTGCACGAACAATATCACGGCGTCATTGCCGGCGAAGATGTGGAGGCCGTGCACGATGCGCGGGTGGCGGCGCGGCGGATGCGGAGCGCGTTATCGGCCTTCGAGCCGTGGCTGCCGCAGAAGATCGACGACGAATTGCGCCGGCAACTGCGCGGGTTGGGCAGGACGTTGGGGCCAGTGCGCGACCTGGACGTGAGTCTGATCTACGTCCACCGCCACGCCGAAGAAGTGGCCCCTGCCGCCGAAGCGCCCCTGCGACGGCATTTGGAGAAGGAGCGCGACCAGGCCCGAAAAACGATGCTGGCCTACTACAAGGGCAAGGACTACAAACGCTTGCAGACCACCCTGCACCAGTTCGCACGCAGGAAGTTGCGCAGCAAGGTGCGTCTGGGCCACATCCTGCCCGAACTGATGCGCACGGCCATCGCCGAAATCCGGCTGTACGAGGGGACGCTCCAGGCTGACACCCCCGACGAGCACTTTCACGCCCTGCGGATCGCGATCAAGCGGCTGCGTTATCTGCTGGAGTTCACGCGTTATGTCACCGACCCGGACTCAGCGCCCCTGATCGACTTCGTCATCTCGCTCCAAGACCAGCTGGGCGATGCGCACGATGCTTACGTCAGCTGCAACCTGGCCTTCAGCCTCCTGCGCGACCCCGGCGCCGCGCTCGCGGACGAAGAACGCGCCGGCTTGCTGGCCTACGGGCTGGCCCTGGGCCGGAACAGCCACGATCTGAACGCCGGTTTTACCGATCCGTTGTCCCCCACCCCCCTCTGGCCGCGCTGGGAGGACGAGCCGACGCAGGCCGAACTGGAGAGGGTGGTGGGGATGTTGACGCTGTAG
- a CDS encoding YIP1 family protein: MATESIVQRMIRAARLDTTFYNEVEQDTSLNSEALTVVILAAAASGIGTAGSTLIGGNGVGAAAIALVVGALVAIAGYFIWAWLTQFIGTRFFGGVGDFGEVRRTLGYAYAPNILGIFNIIPCVGALIGLVGSLWALVAGIIAVREALDVDTTKAVLTVIVSWLIVFVVSAVILSILGVGALGLAAVTGALNQ; encoded by the coding sequence ATGGCAACTGAAAGCATCGTTCAACGCATGATCCGCGCCGCCCGGCTCGACACGACCTTCTACAACGAAGTCGAGCAGGACACCAGTTTGAATAGCGAGGCGCTCACGGTCGTCATCCTGGCCGCAGCCGCGTCGGGCATCGGCACCGCCGGAAGCACCCTGATCGGCGGCAACGGCGTTGGCGCCGCCGCCATCGCCCTGGTGGTGGGCGCACTCGTGGCCATCGCCGGCTACTTCATCTGGGCCTGGCTGACCCAATTCATCGGCACGCGCTTCTTTGGCGGCGTCGGCGACTTCGGCGAGGTGCGGCGGACGCTCGGCTATGCCTACGCCCCCAACATCCTCGGCATCTTCAACATCATCCCCTGCGTGGGCGCGCTGATCGGTCTGGTTGGCTCGCTGTGGGCGCTAGTCGCGGGCATCATCGCCGTGCGTGAGGCGCTCGACGTCGACACCACCAAGGCCGTGCTCACCGTCATCGTCAGCTGGCTGATCGTCTTCGTGGTCAGCGCAGTCATCCTCAGCATCCTCGGCGTTGGCGCACTCGGCCTGGCTGCTGTGACCGGCGCCCTGAACCAGTAA